From the Spartobacteria bacterium genome, one window contains:
- a CDS encoding type II toxin-antitoxin system Phd/YefM family antitoxin, with amino-acid sequence MTTLTASDARREFFSLLRDTSEKHQITRIHHKNGDAVMMSEEEYESMVETLELLSIPGFREATAQALKEDAAGDTLSFDEVFGEPQ; translated from the coding sequence ATGACGACATTAACAGCCAGTGACGCACGAAGGGAGTTCTTTTCTTTGTTGCGTGACACGAGTGAAAAGCATCAGATTACCCGCATTCATCATAAGAACGGGGATGCCGTGATGATGTCGGAAGAGGAATATGAGAGCATGGTGGAGACATTGGAACTGCTTTCTATTCCGGGTTTTCGTGAAGCAACCGCACAGGCATTGAAGGAGGATGCCGCCGGTGATACGCTGAGCTTTGATGAGGTGTTCGGAGAGCCGCAGTGA
- a CDS encoding DUF262 domain-containing protein, whose amino-acid sequence MGCESNIIARLEDDAIDMNTDFQRHAELWDNQKMSRLMESILIRFPLPAFYFDASNEDRWLIVDGLQRLSAIRKFVVEKKLKLHGMEYLKDFEGLGYDDLPKTYIRRINECAVTLFLIQPGTPDAVKYSIFRRINTGGIVLNDQEIRNAMTKPGVQRHLDLMAQDNDYFRSITYSTQKKDHYRTRRDKIKQLIQEVLHHA is encoded by the coding sequence ATGGGATGTGAGAGTAACATCATCGCCCGGCTGGAGGATGACGCGATTGATATGAACACGGATTTTCAGCGTCACGCCGAGTTATGGGACAACCAGAAAATGTCCCGTTTGATGGAGTCCATCTTGATCCGTTTTCCGTTGCCGGCATTTTATTTTGATGCGTCAAACGAAGACCGTTGGCTGATTGTGGATGGCTTGCAGCGTTTGTCGGCGATTCGTAAGTTTGTGGTGGAGAAAAAGCTGAAACTGCATGGGATGGAGTATCTGAAGGATTTCGAGGGGTTGGGGTATGATGATTTGCCTAAAACGTATATTCGCCGAATCAATGAATGCGCGGTGACGCTGTTTTTGATCCAGCCGGGTACACCCGATGCCGTGAAATATTCGATCTTCCGGCGTATCAACACGGGGGGCATTGTGCTGAATGATCAGGAAATTCGTAATGCCATGACCAAGCCGGGGGTGCAAAGGCATTTGGATTTGATGGCGCAGGACAATGACTATTTTCGTTCGATAACCTATTCAACGCAGAAGAAGGATCACTATCGAACGCGGCGCGACAAGATTAAACAGCTTATTCAGGAGGTTTTGCATCATGCTTAA
- a CDS encoding SAM-dependent methyltransferase codes for MSINKKRIKRYLETHDFGELFNQLGWDWPQSETPYPVQIGEALFKLEPVAHKRGFIAYHCACLPDSATRTKIESKLSRDVREHIVIFTDPETKKQRWQWVRRVPGQPLSRKEHEYLPNQPMLLIEKIGYLEVGMDEEENIDLLDVYDKVKTAFNIDNVTKKFYERFKKEHDAFLKFIKGINELGDAQWYASVMLNRLMFIYFIQKKGFLDGDYDYLRNRMALVQKKKGKDQFHTFYRCFLMILCHEVLAKQPKNRELDNDLLKLIGNVPYLNGGIFQPHEIERKYDEIDIADDAFEAIFDFFDQYEWHLDNRPAANTNEINPDVLGYIFEKYINQKQMGAYYTKEDITEYIAKNTIIPCLFDKAQKACKIAFEGEIAVWNLLRNDPDRYIYHAVRHGVTYDVHNDVERSEPVPYPEEIAIGLDTTKPDLLDRRKKWNTPAPPEAALPTEIWRETVARRQRYEEIKGKLQRGEIRCINDLITLNLDIRQFAQDVIERCESPDLLNAFWVAIAGRLPQNSNEAIKPGITVLDPTCGSGAFLFAALNILEPLYEACLERMKGFLEEWCAQPKHTNYTKFFRSILDEIDNHPSHKYFIYKSIIIHNLYGVDIMKEAIEICKLRLFLKLVAQVDEVNKIEPLPDIDFNIKAGNTLVGFATEEEMKSFFDQETGGQGLLQFDDRLEQVKDAAEEINRLYNLFREAQLEKDSSLTMAKKTLQNKLDALNDQLNQYLADDYGIDRKKKNAYASFLESHQPFHWFIEFYGIIKSGGFDAIIGNPPYVEYSKVRKEYQIKGYETEECGDLYAFVMERTLTLLAKNMFIGMIVPVSIVSTDGFSCLRDYMLHLASEAWSSSYAERPSKLFTGVEKRLTTWVQKKGENCTSLYLSKYHRWLTEERDLLFGLMEYTSANKAIIEDIIIPKIGNEIELMILQKIFLFTPLSVGLIGTSSHEVLYTRKLRYFVQFLDFVPRLTDSHGNNVLPSELKKLCFRDKGDDRTALALLNSNLFFWFFCAYSDVRNVNKREIVRFPIGFKKVTADVSLKLLELGSDLMSSYEENAQLITNNYKAHGKLTIQSFQPRLSKLIIDEIDKVLAEHYGFTKEELDYIINYDIKYRMGKELFEGE; via the coding sequence ATGTCCATTAACAAAAAAAGAATCAAACGGTATTTGGAAACGCACGATTTCGGCGAACTGTTCAACCAGCTTGGCTGGGACTGGCCGCAGAGCGAGACACCGTATCCTGTTCAGATCGGGGAAGCGTTGTTTAAGCTTGAACCCGTAGCGCACAAGCGTGGATTTATCGCCTACCACTGTGCCTGCCTGCCCGATTCCGCAACCCGGACAAAAATTGAAAGCAAGCTGTCACGCGATGTCCGCGAACACATTGTCATATTCACCGATCCAGAAACGAAAAAACAGCGTTGGCAATGGGTGCGGCGTGTGCCCGGTCAGCCGCTCTCACGCAAAGAGCATGAATACCTGCCCAACCAGCCCATGCTGCTGATCGAAAAAATCGGATACCTTGAAGTGGGCATGGACGAAGAAGAAAATATCGACCTTCTGGATGTGTACGACAAGGTGAAAACAGCCTTCAATATCGACAATGTCACCAAAAAATTCTATGAACGCTTCAAAAAGGAGCACGATGCCTTTTTGAAGTTCATCAAGGGCATAAACGAGCTTGGAGATGCCCAATGGTATGCATCCGTGATGCTCAATCGCCTCATGTTCATCTATTTTATCCAGAAAAAGGGCTTTTTGGACGGTGATTATGACTATTTGCGTAATCGAATGGCTCTTGTGCAAAAAAAGAAGGGAAAAGACCAGTTTCACACCTTTTATCGCTGTTTTTTAATGATATTATGTCATGAAGTCCTCGCAAAACAGCCAAAAAACCGTGAGTTGGACAATGATTTACTCAAACTCATCGGAAACGTGCCCTATTTGAACGGCGGAATCTTTCAACCGCATGAAATTGAGCGCAAATATGACGAAATTGACATCGCGGACGATGCATTTGAGGCTATTTTCGACTTTTTTGATCAGTACGAGTGGCATCTGGACAACCGCCCCGCCGCCAACACAAACGAAATCAATCCCGATGTCCTCGGCTACATTTTCGAGAAATACATCAATCAGAAGCAAATGGGGGCCTATTACACCAAAGAGGACATAACGGAATACATCGCTAAAAACACCATCATTCCCTGTCTGTTCGATAAGGCGCAAAAAGCCTGCAAAATCGCCTTTGAAGGCGAAATCGCCGTCTGGAACCTCTTGCGGAATGATCCCGACCGCTATATCTATCACGCCGTGCGCCACGGAGTCACCTACGACGTGCACAACGATGTGGAACGGTCCGAACCCGTGCCCTATCCCGAGGAAATTGCCATCGGACTCGACACCACTAAGCCCGATCTGCTGGATCGCCGCAAAAAATGGAACACACCCGCACCTCCCGAGGCCGCATTGCCTACCGAAATCTGGCGCGAGACCGTCGCCCGACGGCAGCGCTATGAAGAGATCAAAGGCAAACTTCAGCGCGGCGAAATCCGCTGCATCAACGATCTGATCACCCTCAATCTCGACATCCGCCAGTTCGCGCAGGATGTAATCGAACGCTGCGAAAGCCCCGATTTGCTTAACGCCTTCTGGGTCGCCATCGCCGGACGTCTGCCGCAAAACTCCAACGAAGCCATCAAACCCGGCATCACCGTGCTCGATCCCACCTGCGGATCCGGTGCCTTCCTGTTTGCCGCCCTCAATATCCTCGAACCGCTCTACGAAGCCTGTCTGGAACGAATGAAAGGCTTCCTCGAAGAATGGTGCGCACAACCCAAACACACCAACTACACCAAATTCTTCCGTTCCATTCTGGACGAAATTGACAACCACCCCTCGCACAAATATTTCATCTACAAATCCATCATCATCCACAACCTCTACGGCGTGGATATCATGAAAGAGGCCATCGAAATCTGCAAACTGCGCCTCTTCCTCAAGCTGGTGGCACAGGTGGACGAAGTTAACAAGATTGAACCGCTGCCCGATATCGACTTTAATATCAAAGCAGGCAATACACTCGTTGGTTTTGCCACCGAAGAAGAAATGAAAAGCTTCTTTGATCAGGAAACTGGCGGACAGGGATTGTTACAGTTTGATGATCGATTGGAACAGGTGAAAGATGCCGCTGAAGAAATTAACCGGCTCTATAACCTCTTCCGCGAAGCGCAGCTAGAAAAAGATAGCTCACTCACCATGGCCAAGAAGACGCTACAGAACAAACTCGATGCCCTCAACGACCAACTGAATCAGTACCTCGCCGACGACTATGGCATCGACCGAAAGAAAAAGAATGCTTACGCATCCTTCCTCGAATCGCACCAGCCATTCCACTGGTTCATCGAGTTCTATGGCATTATAAAATCCGGCGGCTTTGACGCTATTATCGGCAATCCACCCTATGTAGAGTATTCCAAAGTTCGGAAAGAATATCAGATTAAGGGGTATGAAACTGAAGAGTGTGGGGATCTTTATGCGTTTGTAATGGAACGGACTCTTACGCTTCTTGCCAAAAATATGTTTATAGGGATGATCGTTCCTGTCTCGATTGTGAGCACTGATGGTTTTTCATGCTTGCGCGATTATATGCTTCACTTAGCGAGTGAGGCGTGGAGTTCTAGTTATGCTGAGCGCCCGTCAAAACTATTTACCGGAGTTGAAAAGCGCCTCACAACATGGGTTCAAAAAAAAGGCGAGAATTGTACGTCGTTATATCTGTCTAAATATCATCGGTGGCTCACTGAAGAACGCGATCTGTTGTTTGGTTTGATGGAGTATACATCAGCTAATAAGGCAATAATAGAGGATATAATTATTCCCAAAATTGGAAATGAGATTGAGTTAATGATTCTCCAGAAAATTTTCTTATTTACCCCTCTTTCGGTAGGCTTGATTGGAACATCTTCCCATGAAGTCCTTTATACTAGGAAGCTTCGATATTTTGTCCAATTCTTAGATTTTGTCCCTAGACTGACAGATTCTCATGGAAATAATGTTCTGCCCTCAGAACTAAAGAAGCTTTGCTTTCGGGACAAGGGGGATGATCGGACTGCGTTGGCTTTACTTAACTCGAATCTGTTTTTCTGGTTTTTTTGTGCATATTCAGACGTTCGAAATGTGAACAAAAGGGAAATTGTTCGATTCCCTATTGGATTTAAAAAAGTAACTGCCGATGTTTCATTGAAGTTGTTAGAACTCGGTTCTGATTTAATGAGCAGCTACGAGGAAAATGCCCAACTTATTACAAATAACTACAAGGCCCATGGAAAGTTAACAATTCAGAGTTTCCAGCCTCGATTATCCAAGCTAATCATCGACGAAATCGACAAAGTATTAGCAGAGCACTACGGATTCACGAAAGAGGAACTGGACTACATCATCAACTACGACATCAAGTACCGCATGGGAAAAGAGTTGTTTGAGGGGGAGTAA
- a CDS encoding DUF3696 domain-containing protein, whose translation MLNYIRVERFKSLLDAQFPLAALNVFSGLNGMGKSSLIQSLLLLRQSHEKNALFSKGLLLKGDYVSLGAGRDVLSESAEEETIAYTLTWENKPVRLVFDYDSKSDLQPNQQNIEALKTNMVEESLFSRSFQYLSADRISPKASYEVSDYYIRDLNSLGNHGEYTAHYIAEYGLEKMAIPSFKHEKAPSLSLLDNLDKWLSEISPGIRIHAELQPAMNVVSLSYAFEQSGDLTADFKPQNVGFGLTFVLPVLTSVLRSKPGDMLIIENPEAHLHPAGQSVMGRLCSLAAANGVQLFIETHSDHFLNGIRVAVKDHDISSDGVRIFYLERGMSSRHESQVVSPELDENGRLDQWPEGFFDEHDRQLEKLM comes from the coding sequence ATGCTTAATTATATTCGGGTTGAACGGTTTAAATCGCTGCTGGATGCGCAGTTTCCTTTGGCGGCGCTTAATGTGTTCAGCGGGCTGAACGGGATGGGCAAATCGTCGTTGATTCAGTCCCTGCTTTTGCTGAGGCAGTCGCATGAAAAAAATGCGCTGTTTTCCAAGGGGCTACTACTCAAGGGGGATTATGTGTCGCTGGGAGCGGGACGGGATGTTCTTTCAGAAAGTGCCGAAGAAGAAACCATTGCTTACACATTGACGTGGGAAAATAAGCCGGTTCGGCTGGTATTCGACTATGATAGCAAATCTGATTTGCAGCCGAATCAACAAAATATCGAGGCCTTGAAAACCAATATGGTGGAAGAAAGCCTTTTTTCCAGAAGTTTCCAGTATTTGTCCGCCGACCGAATCAGTCCGAAAGCATCGTATGAAGTTTCAGACTATTATATTCGTGATTTGAATTCGCTGGGTAACCATGGTGAATACACGGCTCATTATATCGCGGAATATGGCCTTGAAAAAATGGCAATTCCGTCGTTTAAACACGAAAAAGCGCCATCCCTCTCGCTATTGGACAATCTCGATAAGTGGCTGTCGGAAATATCACCGGGTATCCGTATTCATGCTGAATTGCAACCGGCCATGAATGTCGTATCGCTCAGCTATGCCTTTGAGCAGTCGGGTGATTTAACGGCAGACTTTAAACCGCAGAATGTGGGTTTTGGGCTCACGTTTGTACTGCCGGTTTTGACGTCTGTTTTACGGTCTAAACCGGGTGACATGCTGATCATTGAAAATCCGGAGGCGCATTTGCATCCTGCCGGTCAGTCGGTGATGGGGCGACTTTGTTCACTGGCTGCGGCAAACGGTGTGCAGCTTTTTATCGAAACCCATTCGGATCATTTTTTGAACGGAATTCGGGTCGCGGTGAAGGATCACGATATTTCGTCTGATGGCGTGCGCATTTTTTACTTGGAGCGGGGCATGTCTTCTCGACATGAATCCCAGGTGGTAAGTCCGGAACTGGACGAAAATGGCAGGCTTGATCAGTGGCCTGAAGGCTTCTTTGATGAGCATGATCGGCAGTTGGAGAAGTTGATGTGA
- a CDS encoding type II toxin-antitoxin system mRNA interferase toxin, RelE/StbE family translates to MTVYTIRITRQAAKDIDRLTPKLRKKLKDILRNAIAVDPYSGKALTGDLKGLYSRRLDYKTRIVYRIDDKELVVVVIRAKTHYGD, encoded by the coding sequence GTGACCGTCTATACGATCCGTATAACCCGGCAGGCGGCGAAGGATATTGATCGGCTAACCCCAAAACTGCGTAAAAAGCTGAAGGATATTCTGCGTAATGCAATCGCTGTTGATCCGTATTCAGGCAAGGCGTTGACCGGAGATCTGAAAGGGCTTTATTCAAGGCGTCTGGATTATAAAACCCGTATTGTATATCGTATTGATGACAAGGAACTGGTTGTGGTGGTGATACGTGCCAAAACACATTACGGGGATTGA
- a CDS encoding NgoFVII family restriction endonuclease, translating to MPRIFDNIEQHLSEALLKSLSKAYRSDFCVGYFNLRGWKVIDAEIDKFAGEEGKQCRLLVGMSLYDEEELRKALSAAPQNRIDQSEAIRLKKKLAESFKAQLCYGVPSDVDEAGLRRLLKQLKTGKVIVKLFTSHPLHAKLYLAFRDDADNPAIGYVGSSNLTFAGLGKQGELNVDVLDHDSTQKLADWFEDRWTDRFSINITDELITVIEESWAREEAIPPYHVYLKMAYILSQEARTGIAEEVLPEQFETQLFGFQKDAVKVAARHLKARGGVLIGDVVGLGKTITATAVASLFDHLRVLVICPKNLVSMWEDYAHHYGVQMKVLSITQAGKLEKMRRYQLVIIDESHNLRNREGQRYRLVRQYLEENESKVMLLSATPYNKTFDDLGNQLRLFLDPEKDIGVAPEMLIREKGELFLNQKECRPRTLRAFEYSEYPDDWRELMRLYLVRRTRSFIKASHSRFDTSNGRHYLLFADNTRSYFPARVPKTLKFAVDEADADDQYARLYSDNVAKPIGKLALPRYGLSQYENKDTTASRTPDEQEMMENLSRGGKRLMGFCRTGLFKRLESSGNVFIQSLERHVLRNYVFIHAMENGLPLPIGSQDVELLDSRIADDDEGSQCELFGDKEKREPLRTKATFRKRAEEVYNGYRKHAAARFKWIESRHFTDKLTSDLQQDADRLIKVLTKYGDWNPAKDRKFNLLKELLETTHAKEKVLVFTQFADTAVYLAKELNKAGINGVVSVTGDNENPTGFAHRFSPISNGKTITPESELRVLIATDVLSEGQNLQDAHIVVNYDLPWAIIRLIQRAGRVDRIGQKHDVILCYSFLPADGVEKIIRLRSRVQERLTQNAEVVGSDEAFFEDQTDLETLENLYNEKEGVLDGDEDDGEVDLASEAYQIWKNAIDDDPKLAKIIPELPNVIYSARPWEARDGLPEGVLVFMKTGEGNCALAWMDNDGQSVTESQFRIMKAARCEPDTPTLDKAPGHHALTARGVELIIKENRNIHNTTGTLGSRHGIRFRIYELLKNHLDHIEGELFDTAELRKAMQDVYENPLKEKAKAVLGQHLKQKTSAQKVGEVIQTLYEEDELVLGKHAAGTTEPQLICSLGLRKRTISRINHVH from the coding sequence ATGCCACGCATCTTTGACAATATCGAGCAACATCTATCGGAAGCCCTGTTGAAAAGTTTATCCAAAGCATATCGGTCAGATTTTTGCGTTGGCTATTTTAATTTGCGCGGATGGAAGGTCATTGATGCAGAAATCGATAAATTTGCGGGAGAAGAAGGTAAGCAGTGCCGTTTGTTGGTCGGTATGAGTCTATATGACGAAGAAGAACTGAGAAAAGCCCTCAGTGCAGCCCCCCAGAACCGCATTGATCAGAGTGAAGCAATCCGGTTGAAAAAGAAGCTGGCGGAATCCTTTAAGGCTCAACTTTGTTACGGAGTTCCCAGTGATGTTGATGAAGCCGGACTGCGTCGCCTGTTAAAGCAGCTTAAAACCGGCAAAGTGATTGTAAAGCTTTTCACCAGCCACCCATTGCATGCAAAATTATACCTGGCGTTCCGTGATGATGCCGACAATCCTGCAATCGGGTATGTCGGGAGCAGTAATCTAACCTTTGCCGGCCTTGGCAAACAGGGAGAATTGAACGTCGATGTCCTGGATCATGATTCTACGCAGAAACTGGCCGATTGGTTTGAGGATCGCTGGACAGATCGGTTTTCCATAAATATTACAGACGAATTGATCACGGTAATTGAGGAGAGCTGGGCACGCGAAGAAGCGATACCGCCTTACCATGTTTACCTAAAAATGGCTTATATTCTCTCTCAAGAGGCACGCACCGGAATTGCCGAAGAAGTGCTGCCGGAGCAGTTCGAAACTCAACTATTTGGCTTTCAGAAAGATGCGGTCAAGGTGGCAGCTCGACACCTCAAAGCGCGCGGCGGCGTGTTGATAGGCGATGTGGTCGGACTGGGCAAAACCATAACAGCCACCGCAGTTGCAAGCCTGTTCGATCACTTACGTGTTCTCGTTATTTGTCCCAAAAACCTGGTCTCCATGTGGGAAGACTATGCGCATCATTACGGCGTCCAAATGAAGGTTCTATCGATTACACAGGCTGGAAAATTGGAAAAAATGCGGCGTTATCAACTCGTGATCATCGATGAATCTCACAACCTGCGAAATCGTGAAGGCCAGCGCTACAGGCTGGTAAGACAGTATCTTGAAGAAAATGAATCCAAAGTGATGCTGCTTTCCGCAACGCCCTACAACAAAACCTTTGATGACCTGGGCAACCAGTTGCGATTGTTTCTTGACCCTGAAAAGGACATCGGTGTCGCGCCAGAAATGTTGATTAGGGAGAAGGGCGAATTGTTCCTGAATCAAAAAGAATGTCGACCACGTACGTTGAGGGCATTTGAATACAGCGAATATCCCGACGATTGGCGCGAACTGATGCGCCTTTATCTGGTTCGCCGAACACGCAGTTTTATAAAGGCCAGTCATTCACGATTCGACACGTCGAACGGTCGCCATTATCTTCTTTTTGCGGATAACACACGTTCGTATTTTCCCGCACGCGTTCCGAAAACATTGAAATTTGCCGTGGATGAAGCGGATGCTGATGATCAATATGCTCGTCTCTACTCCGACAACGTTGCGAAACCTATCGGCAAGCTGGCACTGCCTCGTTACGGTCTGAGTCAATACGAAAACAAAGACACGACAGCCTCGCGCACACCCGACGAACAAGAAATGATGGAAAACCTGTCTCGCGGAGGAAAGCGACTCATGGGATTCTGCCGCACCGGATTATTTAAGCGATTGGAGAGCAGCGGCAATGTATTCATCCAATCATTGGAACGACATGTGCTGCGCAACTATGTTTTTATCCATGCAATGGAAAATGGTCTGCCTCTGCCAATTGGCTCACAGGATGTTGAATTGCTGGATTCACGTATAGCGGATGACGATGAAGGGAGTCAATGTGAACTCTTCGGTGACAAAGAAAAAAGGGAGCCATTACGTACGAAAGCCACATTCAGAAAACGGGCTGAAGAGGTTTACAACGGGTACCGGAAGCATGCTGCGGCCCGGTTTAAATGGATTGAGTCACGCCATTTCACCGACAAACTGACTTCCGACCTGCAACAAGATGCCGATCGTCTCATCAAAGTACTGACAAAATATGGCGACTGGAATCCGGCAAAAGACCGCAAGTTCAACCTGTTGAAAGAGCTTCTCGAAACGACACATGCAAAAGAAAAGGTGCTGGTGTTCACTCAGTTCGCTGATACCGCCGTATATCTTGCCAAAGAACTCAATAAAGCTGGGATAAACGGGGTTGTATCGGTTACCGGCGACAATGAAAATCCAACGGGGTTCGCGCATCGGTTCAGCCCGATAAGCAATGGCAAAACGATAACGCCAGAAAGCGAATTACGTGTGCTGATTGCCACGGATGTACTTAGCGAAGGTCAGAACCTTCAGGATGCGCACATTGTTGTGAACTACGACCTGCCATGGGCCATTATTCGCCTTATTCAGCGTGCCGGACGCGTAGATCGAATCGGGCAGAAACATGATGTGATTTTGTGCTATTCATTTCTGCCCGCAGATGGTGTGGAGAAAATCATCAGGCTGCGTTCACGCGTCCAGGAACGTCTCACGCAAAATGCCGAAGTAGTCGGCTCTGATGAGGCCTTCTTCGAAGACCAGACCGACCTCGAAACGCTAGAAAACCTGTACAACGAAAAAGAAGGGGTACTGGACGGAGATGAAGACGACGGCGAGGTCGATCTCGCATCCGAGGCCTATCAAATTTGGAAAAATGCCATTGACGATGACCCGAAACTGGCAAAGATTATTCCCGAACTGCCGAATGTTATTTATTCCGCACGCCCATGGGAAGCACGTGACGGACTACCCGAGGGCGTGCTGGTCTTCATGAAAACCGGTGAAGGGAACTGCGCACTGGCATGGATGGATAACGATGGTCAGAGTGTCACGGAATCACAATTCCGCATTATGAAGGCCGCCAGATGTGAACCCGACACCCCGACCCTTGACAAAGCGCCCGGACATCATGCCCTGACCGCCAGGGGTGTTGAGCTGATCATCAAAGAAAATCGAAACATCCACAATACAACAGGCACGCTTGGCAGTCGGCATGGAATCCGCTTCCGAATATACGAACTGCTCAAAAATCATCTTGACCATATTGAAGGCGAATTGTTCGACACAGCAGAACTTCGCAAGGCCATGCAGGATGTCTATGAAAATCCTTTGAAAGAAAAAGCCAAAGCCGTGCTTGGTCAGCATTTAAAACAGAAAACATCCGCACAAAAGGTCGGCGAAGTAATCCAAACGCTTTACGAAGAAGATGAATTGGTGCTCGGCAAACATGCGGCAGGTACTACCGAACCGCAGCTCATCTGTTCGCTGGGATTAAGAAAACGCACAATATCAAGGATTAACCATGTCCATTAA
- a CDS encoding hydroxyacid dehydrogenase: MTDNELGKLIVYQSPDGEIKLDVRLQDETVWLTQAMMAELFQTTTQNITIHLKSIYQEGELNEAATCKDFLQVQQEGSRTVQRMRKFYNLDVIISVGYRVKSAVATRFRIWATARLKEYLIKGFTMNDERLKEPDGGRYFEELLARIRDIRSSEKVFWRKVLDIYATSVDYDPQVETSQLFFKKVQNKMHWAAHGRTAAELIFNRADADQPNMGITNYPGNKLLKRDVEVAKNYLSEEELNILNRIVTAYLELAEIQALNRQPMTMQDWVERLNQFLTMTGRDLLTHAGKCSHEAAIAKAHEEYESFRLKQLKEPTDVERHFVEAEQELKNIESSRKKGSK, translated from the coding sequence ATGACAGATAACGAACTGGGAAAACTGATTGTCTATCAATCACCGGATGGGGAAATAAAGCTGGACGTGCGCCTTCAGGACGAAACCGTTTGGCTGACACAGGCCATGATGGCCGAGCTGTTTCAGACGACGACACAAAACATAACCATCCATCTGAAAAGCATATATCAAGAGGGTGAATTGAATGAAGCGGCAACTTGTAAGGATTTCTTACAAGTTCAGCAGGAAGGTTCGCGAACGGTCCAACGTATGCGAAAGTTCTACAACCTGGACGTGATCATTTCGGTCGGCTACAGAGTAAAAAGCGCAGTGGCCACCCGTTTTCGCATCTGGGCGACAGCGCGATTGAAAGAGTATCTGATCAAGGGCTTTACGATGAACGATGAACGGCTGAAAGAGCCGGATGGCGGTCGCTATTTTGAAGAACTGCTGGCCCGCATTCGGGACATTCGTTCCTCGGAAAAAGTGTTCTGGCGCAAGGTACTTGATATTTACGCGACCAGCGTTGATTACGACCCGCAAGTAGAAACGTCACAGCTTTTTTTCAAGAAAGTGCAGAACAAGATGCACTGGGCGGCACACGGCCGCACGGCAGCCGAATTAATTTTCAACAGGGCCGACGCTGATCAACCCAACATGGGCATTACAAACTATCCGGGCAACAAGCTGCTCAAGCGTGATGTGGAAGTAGCCAAAAACTATCTGTCGGAGGAGGAACTCAACATTCTAAACCGGATCGTAACGGCTTATCTCGAACTGGCAGAAATTCAGGCGCTCAACCGTCAGCCAATGACCATGCAGGACTGGGTTGAGCGATTGAACCAGTTTTTAACCATGACCGGACGCGACCTGCTTACACATGCCGGAAAGTGTAGCCACGAGGCCGCCATCGCCAAAGCCCATGAAGAATACGAATCATTCCGGCTAAAACAGCTCAAAGAACCCACCGACGTTGAACGCCATTTCGTCGAAGCGGAACAGGAACTGAAAAATATCGAGTCGTCCCGCAAAAAAGGGTCAAAATGA
- a CDS encoding four helix bundle protein → MDDNRAGVGQESLLPTHGGYRKLKSFQVAQLVYDVTVRFVERYVDRFSRTRDQMVQAARSGVQNIAEGSQASGTSKKTELKLTNVARASLEELRLDYEDFLRQRGLQQWAPEEPLRRALVNRRCKSAGEVAQWIKSVAHESGRYGHDGRNGQQRSMASMASILSKKVYPELSANAALVLIEVACSLLTKQVQSQAAQFEEEGGFSERVYRVRSNRRQNGRSV, encoded by the coding sequence ATGGACGATAATAGAGCTGGCGTGGGTCAGGAATCCTTGCTACCGACACATGGGGGCTACCGGAAGCTGAAGAGTTTTCAGGTGGCGCAGTTAGTGTATGATGTGACGGTTCGTTTTGTGGAGCGGTATGTGGATCGGTTCAGTCGTACGCGAGATCAGATGGTGCAGGCGGCACGAAGCGGGGTGCAGAATATTGCGGAGGGCTCGCAGGCATCGGGCACGTCGAAAAAGACGGAACTGAAGCTGACGAATGTGGCGCGGGCCAGTCTGGAGGAACTGCGGTTGGACTACGAAGATTTTTTGCGTCAGCGAGGTTTGCAGCAATGGGCCCCCGAAGAGCCGTTGCGCCGGGCACTGGTGAACCGGCGGTGCAAAAGCGCCGGTGAGGTTGCGCAATGGATAAAGTCAGTGGCTCATGAAAGTGGACGGTATGGTCATGATGGGCGAAATGGACAGCAGCGCTCTATGGCGTCCATGGCGTCCATATTGTCCAAGAAAGTATATCCCGAGCTTTCAGCAAATGCGGCGCTAGTTTTGATTGAGGTGGCTTGCAGTTTACTGACGAAACAGGTGCAATCGCAGGCAGCACAGTTTGAGGAGGAAGGCGGGTTTTCCGAGCGGGTCTATCGGGTTCGTTCTAACCGGCGGCAAAACGGGCGTAGCGTTTAG